Proteins encoded together in one Bacteroidota bacterium window:
- a CDS encoding bifunctional folylpolyglutamate synthase/dihydrofolate synthase has translation MFQRVGAAAYKADLSNTLAICKALHHPEQKFKSIHIAGTNGKGSTSHLLAAVLQAAGYKTGLYTSPHLKDFRERIRINGRMIPRTRVVAFVQESKAVFEQIEPSFFEWTVGLAFDYFAREKVDIAVIETGLGGRLDSTNVITPLASVITNISWDHANLLGDTLQKIAGEKAGIIKPGIPVIIGETQPEVKAVFEQKARLEQSPVLFADAVYKLRNVKQTRRRPVQLVCDVVRARKTVWKELRCGLPGLYQQKNMATVLAALDSLRAQGFRITDAAVRKGFAKVTELTGLQGRWQVIGTKPLTIADTGHNEAGINEVLRQIKAMPHRQLHIVFGMVNDKDVSKVLKLLPIKAKYYFCAAKLPRALPAAELQVAAKPFALEGRIYKSVKQAVSAARKAAAANDLVYVGGSTFVVAEAI, from the coding sequence ATGTTTCAGCGGGTGGGTGCTGCCGCCTACAAAGCCGATTTGAGCAATACGCTGGCTATTTGTAAGGCGCTGCATCATCCTGAGCAAAAGTTTAAAAGCATACACATTGCCGGCACCAACGGCAAAGGCTCCACTTCGCATCTGCTTGCGGCTGTGCTGCAGGCGGCCGGCTACAAAACAGGGCTTTATACCTCGCCGCATCTGAAAGATTTCCGCGAGCGCATCCGCATAAACGGGCGTATGATTCCGCGCACACGGGTGGTGGCGTTTGTGCAGGAATCGAAAGCTGTTTTTGAGCAGATTGAGCCTTCGTTTTTTGAATGGACGGTGGGCCTTGCGTTCGATTATTTTGCGCGCGAGAAGGTGGACATTGCCGTGATTGAAACCGGCCTTGGCGGACGGCTTGATTCGACCAATGTAATTACGCCGCTGGCCTCTGTAATAACCAACATAAGCTGGGACCACGCCAATTTGCTGGGCGATACGCTTCAGAAAATTGCGGGAGAAAAGGCTGGCATTATCAAGCCGGGCATACCGGTAATTATCGGCGAAACGCAGCCCGAAGTGAAAGCCGTATTTGAGCAGAAAGCCCGCCTTGAACAATCGCCGGTGTTGTTTGCCGATGCGGTTTACAAGCTGCGCAATGTAAAGCAGACGCGCCGCAGGCCTGTTCAGCTTGTGTGTGATGTGGTGCGTGCGCGCAAAACTGTATGGAAAGAATTGCGCTGCGGGCTGCCAGGGCTTTATCAGCAAAAAAACATGGCTACGGTGCTGGCCGCGCTCGACAGTTTGCGTGCACAAGGCTTTCGCATAACAGATGCAGCCGTGCGCAAGGGCTTTGCTAAAGTAACGGAACTTACCGGCCTGCAGGGCCGCTGGCAGGTAATTGGCACAAAGCCATTAACCATAGCCGACACCGGCCACAACGAAGCGGGCATAAATGAAGTGCTGCGCCAGATCAAAGCTATGCCTCACAGGCAGCTGCACATTGTATTTGGCATGGTAAACGACAAAGATGTGAGCAAAGTACTGAAGCTGCTGCCCATAAAGGCGAAGTATTACTTCTGTGCCGCCAAGCTGCCACGGGCACTTCCGGCGGCTGAGTTGCAGGTTGCAGCAAAACCATTTGCACTGGAGGGCCGCATCTATAAAAGTGTAAAACAAGCCGTTTCTGCCGCCCGCAAAGCAGCTGCTGCAAACGATTTGGTGTATGTGGGCGGCAGTACGTTTGTAGTTGCCGAAGCTATTTAA
- a CDS encoding 2,3-bisphosphoglycerate-independent phosphoglycerate mutase, translating into MTTSQKAVLIILDGWGIGNGTASDAIAHAQVPFFRKLMQTYPHSTLKTSGEDVGLPEGQMGNSEVGHLNIGAGRVVYQDLVKINLACRDGSIDTHPVLTDTFNYVKANHKALHLMGLVSDGGVHSSQEHLHHLLRVAAANGISNVYVHAFTDGRDTDPKSGLGFLKLLQPVLTETGAKLATVTGRYYAMDRDKRWERVKLAWDALVNGKGEQCTDLVAEVEACYEEGITDEFLTPLIATQDNGTPMATIKPGDAVICFNFRTDRCREITQVLTQQDMPEHGMHTIPLHYVTMARYDHTFKNVHVIFEKDDLRMTLGEAIEKAGATQIRIAETEKYPHVTFFFSGGREAEFAGEKRILIPSPKVATYDLQPEMSARELTQAIVPELKNSTADFVCLNFANPDMVGHTGVYEAVVKAVETVDDCLRQVVEAGLSSNYSFVIIADHGNADYIINADGTPNTAHTTNPVPCILIDPHYSQIENGRLADIAPTLLTMMELPVPPEMTGRILAKK; encoded by the coding sequence ATGACTACATCACAAAAGGCAGTACTGATTATCCTCGACGGCTGGGGCATTGGCAATGGCACGGCATCCGATGCCATTGCCCATGCGCAGGTACCTTTTTTCCGTAAGCTGATGCAGACTTATCCGCACAGCACCCTTAAAACGTCGGGCGAAGATGTGGGGCTGCCTGAAGGGCAAATGGGCAATTCAGAAGTAGGACATTTGAATATTGGCGCCGGACGTGTGGTGTATCAGGATCTTGTGAAAATTAACCTTGCCTGCCGCGATGGTTCTATTGATACACATCCGGTGCTTACCGATACATTCAATTATGTAAAAGCAAACCATAAGGCGCTGCATCTGATGGGACTGGTTTCTGACGGCGGCGTGCATTCGTCGCAGGAACATTTGCACCATTTGCTGCGGGTGGCTGCGGCCAACGGAATTTCAAATGTATATGTACATGCGTTCACCGACGGTAGGGATACGGATCCGAAAAGTGGCTTAGGCTTTCTGAAACTGTTGCAGCCGGTGCTTACCGAAACCGGCGCGAAACTGGCAACAGTTACCGGCCGTTATTACGCCATGGACCGCGACAAACGTTGGGAACGTGTAAAACTGGCCTGGGATGCGCTGGTAAACGGCAAGGGAGAGCAATGCACGGATTTAGTGGCTGAAGTGGAAGCCTGTTATGAGGAAGGCATTACCGATGAATTTCTTACCCCACTTATTGCCACGCAGGATAACGGCACACCGATGGCTACCATAAAGCCCGGCGATGCAGTGATTTGCTTTAATTTCCGAACCGACCGCTGCCGCGAAATTACACAAGTGCTTACACAGCAGGATATGCCCGAGCACGGCATGCACACAATTCCGCTGCATTACGTAACAATGGCTCGCTATGACCATACCTTCAAAAATGTACATGTAATTTTTGAGAAGGATGATTTGCGCATGACACTTGGCGAAGCGATTGAAAAAGCAGGAGCCACACAAATACGCATTGCTGAAACCGAAAAATATCCGCATGTGACATTTTTCTTTTCAGGCGGACGAGAAGCTGAATTTGCGGGCGAGAAACGCATACTTATTCCTTCGCCCAAAGTAGCCACCTATGATTTGCAGCCCGAAATGAGCGCCCGCGAACTTACGCAGGCCATTGTACCCGAACTAAAAAACAGTACGGCTGATTTTGTGTGCCTAAATTTTGCAAACCCCGATATGGTTGGCCATACAGGCGTATATGAAGCAGTGGTAAAAGCGGTGGAAACGGTGGACGATTGTTTGCGGCAGGTAGTGGAAGCCGGACTTTCCTCAAACTATTCCTTTGTAATTATTGCCGACCATGGCAACGCCGATTATATAATCAATGCCGATGGCACACCCAACACGGCACACACTACCAACCCGGTTCCCTGCATCCTCATAGACCCGCATTACAGCCAGATTGAAAACGGACGCCTTGCGGATATCGCCCCTACATTGCTCACAATGATGGAGCTGCCCGTTCCGCCCGAAATGACGGGGCGCATTCTCGCAAAAAAATAA
- a CDS encoding TonB-dependent receptor, with protein MKGIVSDSANGEALIGVIVSASQSQGAVTDVSGNYMLRLSPGTYTLNFRYTGYTTQTAEVTLAANETKQLDMKMVNTTQQLNLVVVSAGRYEQKITDVTVSMEVIKPALIENKNTTNMETIIDQTPGVNVTDGQANIRGGSGFSYGAGSRVLMVVDDMPMLSGDAGDVKWNFLPVENVSQVEVLKGASSALFGSSALNGVIHFRTAYPGLKPQSTVTLFSGFYDTPQRRELKWWNNVAPATSGFSFNHARQIGNLDLVVGGNFLDDDGYRYLETEQRARLNVNTRYRFKKLPGLSAGINTNMMQTTGGLFILWYNDTLGYIPADSSVQNYTNKRFSIDPFITYYGPKGHRHALRTRFYRTNNANDLSQSSLADLWYGEYQYQYRFKNDLAFTAGLVGMYSAVKSQLYNDHSSTNISGYVQTDRRFWDKLTLSAGIRAEYFRVDTASTEYILSRSGNDSITLPFRPVFRFGVNYQLLKATFIRASYGQGYRFPSIAEKFVRTSASSLEIYPNAALQPETGQSAEIGVKQGVVFGNWKGFADLSVFWMEYRNMMEFTFGQWGNPITDPLFGLGFKSVNIGSTRTTGVDFSVMGQGQINKSSLTLLAGYTFMNPVSLRFNPAQDTLVNTSTENILKYRYRHIAKFDAEWQYKQVAFGVSMRYNSFMENIDQVFETLLPGVKNYRDQNNHGDVVFDTRLLWQLNSVARISLIGNNILNREYSSRPADIQPPRNFALQVQLKF; from the coding sequence GTGAAAGGAATTGTGAGCGACAGCGCCAATGGTGAGGCGCTTATTGGTGTAATTGTCAGTGCCAGCCAATCACAAGGCGCAGTTACCGATGTGTCAGGTAATTACATGCTTCGTTTGTCGCCGGGTACATATACACTCAACTTTCGCTATACGGGTTATACCACGCAAACCGCTGAAGTTACATTAGCAGCTAACGAAACAAAACAACTTGATATGAAAATGGTAAACACTACCCAGCAACTTAATCTGGTTGTGGTGTCTGCCGGCCGGTATGAACAAAAAATCACGGATGTGACTGTTTCGATGGAGGTCATTAAACCTGCACTTATCGAAAACAAAAACACCACAAACATGGAAACCATCATCGACCAGACGCCGGGGGTGAATGTAACCGACGGGCAGGCCAATATTCGGGGCGGAAGCGGATTTAGCTATGGAGCCGGAAGCCGCGTACTGATGGTGGTTGATGATATGCCAATGCTCTCTGGTGATGCAGGCGATGTGAAATGGAATTTCCTGCCCGTCGAAAATGTATCGCAGGTGGAAGTGCTTAAAGGGGCTTCTTCTGCATTGTTTGGCTCATCGGCCCTTAACGGAGTGATTCATTTCCGCACGGCATACCCGGGGCTCAAGCCGCAATCAACAGTTACCCTTTTCTCTGGATTCTATGATACACCACAACGCCGTGAACTCAAATGGTGGAACAATGTGGCCCCGGCTACTTCTGGCTTTTCTTTCAACCACGCGCGGCAAATCGGTAATCTTGACCTTGTGGTGGGTGGCAATTTTCTTGATGACGACGGCTATCGCTACCTCGAAACCGAACAACGCGCCCGGCTAAATGTCAACACCCGATACCGATTCAAAAAACTGCCCGGTTTAAGCGCAGGCATCAATACAAACATGATGCAAACTACCGGCGGCCTGTTTATACTTTGGTACAACGATACGCTGGGCTACATTCCGGCCGACAGCAGCGTACAGAACTACACCAACAAACGCTTTTCAATCGACCCCTTCATTACTTACTACGGCCCCAAAGGCCACCGGCATGCCCTGCGCACACGCTTCTATCGTACAAACAACGCAAACGACCTGAGCCAAAGCTCGCTGGCCGATTTGTGGTACGGCGAATACCAATATCAGTACCGATTCAAAAACGACCTTGCCTTCACCGCCGGACTGGTTGGTATGTACAGTGCTGTAAAGTCGCAACTTTACAATGATCACAGCTCCACAAACATTTCGGGCTATGTGCAAACCGACAGGCGTTTTTGGGACAAGCTCACACTCTCGGCAGGCATCAGAGCCGAATACTTCCGGGTCGATACGGCCTCCACGGAATACATCCTCAGCCGCTCCGGTAACGATTCCATTACACTCCCTTTCAGACCGGTTTTTCGTTTCGGGGTAAACTACCAGTTGCTTAAAGCTACTTTCATCCGTGCTTCCTACGGACAGGGCTATCGTTTCCCCTCCATTGCCGAGAAGTTTGTGCGCACCAGTGCCAGCAGCCTCGAAATTTATCCCAATGCCGCGCTGCAACCCGAAACCGGACAGTCGGCCGAAATTGGCGTGAAACAGGGCGTGGTATTCGGAAACTGGAAAGGGTTTGCTGATCTCTCCGTGTTCTGGATGGAATACCGGAACATGATGGAATTTACCTTTGGCCAATGGGGAAATCCCATTACCGATCCGCTCTTCGGCCTCGGGTTCAAATCAGTTAATATCGGGAGTACACGCACTACCGGAGTCGATTTTTCGGTAATGGGGCAGGGGCAAATCAATAAATCATCGCTTACACTGCTGGCGGGCTACACGTTCATGAATCCCGTATCGCTGCGCTTCAACCCGGCTCAAGATACGCTGGTCAATACATCTACCGAAAATATTCTCAAATACCGCTATCGTCACATCGCTAAATTTGATGCCGAGTGGCAATACAAGCAGGTAGCTTTTGGCGTAAGCATGCGCTACAACAGCTTTATGGAAAACATCGACCAGGTTTTTGAAACGCTGCTCCCCGGTGTAAAAAACTACCGCGACCAAAACAATCACGGCGACGTTGTTTTCGATACCCGTTTGCTCTGGCAGCTCAACAGCGTGGCCCGCATCTCGCTTATCGGAAACAATATTTTAAACCGCGAGTACAGCTCACGCCCGGCCGATATTCAGCCCCCGCGAAACTTTGCACTTCAGGTGCAGCTTAAGTTTTAG
- the dprA gene encoding DNA-protecting protein DprA has protein sequence MMDERIYQIALTQLSGIGPVMARKLLTHCGSASAVFLEKPVLLRKISRLGASKILQLSDKSILARAEEELLFTERHKLQVLFIDDPAYPERMRHCHDAPVMLYHCGNTNLNAPRIVSIVGTRTPSEYGKELCAQTVKDLAAYNVLIVSGLAYGIDAIAHKTALASGIPTLGVLAHGLDQIYPYAHRGLAREMTDHGGLLTDFPSRTKPDRENFPMRNRIVAGLSDAVIVIESGLTGGSMITAEFANNYNRDVFAFPGRVHDEKSAGCLKLIKTHKAALISSAADLITSMNWEAGAQTQLSALLKPEKDNLETTEAAIVDLLHGQGEVHISTLTANVNLCYDGLLDVMASLELNGWVKSVPGNYYKLQYLKQYT, from the coding sequence ATTATGGACGAACGAATTTATCAGATCGCACTTACACAATTATCGGGTATTGGCCCGGTAATGGCAAGAAAGCTGCTAACTCATTGCGGCTCAGCCTCGGCGGTTTTTCTGGAAAAACCAGTTTTACTTCGTAAGATTTCGAGGCTCGGGGCGAGCAAAATTTTGCAATTAAGCGACAAATCCATTCTTGCACGTGCGGAAGAGGAGTTGCTTTTTACGGAGCGGCACAAGTTGCAGGTATTATTTATTGATGATCCTGCTTATCCTGAGCGGATGCGGCATTGCCATGACGCTCCGGTGATGCTCTATCATTGCGGAAACACAAACCTGAATGCTCCGCGCATTGTGAGTATTGTAGGCACACGCACGCCGAGTGAATACGGGAAGGAGCTTTGTGCGCAGACCGTAAAAGATCTGGCGGCTTACAATGTATTAATTGTAAGCGGGCTTGCATATGGTATTGATGCTATTGCACATAAAACGGCATTAGCGTCCGGTATCCCAACGCTGGGCGTACTTGCTCATGGTTTGGATCAGATTTACCCCTACGCACATCGTGGCCTTGCCAGGGAGATGACTGACCACGGCGGGTTGCTCACTGATTTTCCAAGCCGAACGAAGCCGGACAGAGAAAATTTCCCGATGCGTAACCGTATCGTGGCCGGGCTTTCAGATGCAGTAATTGTAATCGAATCCGGATTAACCGGCGGCTCAATGATTACTGCGGAATTTGCCAATAATTACAACCGTGACGTATTTGCATTTCCCGGCAGAGTACACGATGAGAAGTCTGCTGGATGTTTGAAGTTGATCAAAACCCACAAAGCGGCCTTAATTTCATCAGCTGCTGATCTAATTACATCCATGAATTGGGAAGCAGGGGCTCAAACCCAGCTCAGTGCACTGCTCAAACCGGAAAAAGACAATCTTGAAACTACCGAAGCGGCCATTGTTGATTTGCTTCACGGACAAGGCGAGGTACATATTTCAACGCTTACAGCTAACGTAAATCTTTGTTACGACGGTCTTCTTGACGTGATGGCTTCTTTAGAATTAAATGGTTGGGTAAAATCGGTTCCCGGGAATTATTACAAATTGCAGTATCTCAAACAATACACGTAG
- a CDS encoding T9SS type A sorting domain-containing protein, protein MKHIIRALLLTAMSTIAVDGFTQSTCGNRDFEDTTFTNWSAATGDNWGTLSSPVIWVPGLISNGLNAAVSDIGARHTLITTNFIDSMVIDPATNQPDTQMTSLAPGGGSVTLRLGNNNVNAENEKLSYSFTVTATNYIFTYQFACVMEDPQHLPDEQPYFMVNMYDSSMAIIATGTDTFYSAQPNVPFITTPNGFLKYRRWTNISVDLTAYVGQNVTVEFINSDCALGGHYAYTYVDVSCLGTLLANVWPGDCDYDLQANNVDLLSLGIAYNATGTTRASASNTWVAQPSADWSTNFPLGANYKHSDCNGDGIVDLNDTLAISLNYGQTHPLRLPAPDPNINVTNLPGLTLVPSVNIIGEGNIVTFDVYAGSAALPVNDLYGIAFKLNFNPYLVHGGSSQMLFTGNALGTRNVNMLGMDKQFPSAGRNDVGMVRTTHVPISGAVYLGSFSLRTAYNVGNVTTLEVSFSDVFAVDHNFTHIPLNAQSATVMIDPNLPAGLNDVQAAPFTFFPNPANDAIQITTPNYVAERIIITNLLGQEVLNITPTSQTTPINTAILAEGMYHVTVISANGRTVKEAVVKH, encoded by the coding sequence ATGAAACATATAATACGCGCTTTATTGCTCACAGCAATGTCAACCATAGCTGTAGATGGATTTACACAAAGCACTTGTGGTAACCGGGATTTTGAAGACACTACTTTTACAAACTGGAGTGCCGCCACCGGCGATAACTGGGGTACACTTAGTTCACCGGTTATTTGGGTTCCAGGGCTTATCAGCAATGGTCTGAATGCTGCTGTCAGCGATATCGGAGCCCGGCACACGCTTATCACCACAAACTTCATTGACTCCATGGTGATAGATCCGGCCACCAATCAACCGGATACACAAATGACTTCACTTGCTCCGGGAGGAGGCAGCGTTACTTTGCGTCTTGGCAACAACAATGTAAATGCCGAAAACGAAAAGCTTTCCTACAGTTTTACTGTAACTGCCACAAATTACATCTTCACTTACCAGTTCGCCTGTGTGATGGAAGATCCGCAACATTTGCCTGATGAGCAGCCCTACTTCATGGTGAATATGTATGATTCGTCGATGGCTATTATTGCCACAGGAACAGACACATTTTATTCTGCTCAACCCAATGTACCTTTCATTACCACCCCGAACGGTTTTCTCAAATACCGTCGCTGGACAAATATCAGTGTTGATCTTACGGCTTATGTAGGGCAGAATGTGACTGTAGAATTTATCAATTCAGATTGTGCGCTGGGCGGGCACTATGCCTATACCTATGTTGATGTATCATGTTTAGGCACATTACTGGCGAATGTTTGGCCAGGCGATTGCGACTATGATTTGCAGGCAAACAATGTGGACTTACTCAGCCTTGGTATTGCTTACAATGCTACAGGCACCACACGTGCATCAGCATCAAATACCTGGGTGGCGCAGCCCTCAGCCGACTGGAGCACAAACTTCCCGCTGGGCGCAAACTACAAACACAGCGATTGTAACGGCGATGGCATTGTAGATCTGAATGACACACTTGCAATCAGTCTGAACTACGGCCAGACACACCCGTTGCGTTTGCCTGCTCCCGACCCCAACATTAATGTGACCAACCTGCCCGGTCTCACGCTTGTGCCCTCAGTAAACATCATTGGCGAAGGCAACATTGTCACATTCGACGTGTATGCCGGTTCAGCAGCCTTGCCGGTGAATGATCTTTACGGCATTGCATTCAAACTCAACTTTAATCCGTACCTGGTACATGGCGGCAGCTCACAAATGCTGTTTACAGGCAATGCACTTGGCACACGCAATGTGAACATGCTGGGTATGGATAAGCAATTCCCTTCGGCGGGTCGTAATGATGTGGGCATGGTACGCACTACACATGTTCCGATCAGCGGTGCTGTTTACTTAGGCTCTTTCTCGCTGCGCACAGCCTACAATGTGGGCAACGTAACCACACTTGAAGTATCATTCTCTGATGTGTTTGCCGTTGACCACAACTTCACGCATATTCCGCTGAATGCACAATCCGCAACGGTTATGATTGACCCCAATTTGCCGGCAGGCTTGAATGATGTGCAGGCCGCTCCGTTTACCTTCTTCCCCAACCCGGCCAATGATGCAATCCAAATCACCACTCCAAATTATGTCGCTGAGCGCATCATCATTACAAACCTGCTTGGACAGGAAGTACTTAATATTACGCCTACATCGCAAACCACTCCCATCAACACCGCCATTCTTGCCGAAGGCATGTACCATGTAACTGTAATTTCGGCCAATGGCAGAACGGTAAAAGAAGCGGTTGTGAAACACTAA
- the purT gene encoding formate-dependent phosphoribosylglycinamide formyltransferase, translating into MQKKILLLGSGELGKEFVIAAQRLGQYVIAVDSYDNAPAQQVAQAREVINMLDGNALDAIVSKHKPDIIVPEIEAIRTERFYDYESKGIQVVPSARAANYTMNRKAIRDLAAQELGLRTAKYAYATTLDSFRAAIDAIGLPCVVKPLMSSSGKGQSVVRTEADIEKSWNYAMAGSRGDLNEVIVEEFIRFDTEITLLTVTQQNGGVLFCPPIGHRQERGDYQESWMPHPMSEAHLAEAQEMAAKVTRALTGAGIWGVEFFLTEKGVYFSELSPRPHDTGMVTLANTLPLNEFELHLRAVLGLPIPEITLERAGASAVILADREAAPVINGIADVLSMHSCDVRIFGKPVMRPYRRMGVALSWGNASVDVKELVEQAKLAATKISLH; encoded by the coding sequence ATGCAGAAAAAGATTTTACTTCTCGGCTCCGGCGAATTGGGCAAAGAGTTTGTGATCGCCGCACAACGCCTGGGGCAATATGTAATTGCTGTTGATTCTTACGACAATGCGCCTGCGCAGCAGGTGGCGCAAGCCCGCGAGGTAATTAATATGCTCGACGGCAATGCGCTTGATGCCATTGTATCTAAGCACAAGCCTGATATTATCGTTCCCGAAATCGAAGCTATACGCACCGAACGTTTTTACGACTACGAAAGCAAAGGCATTCAGGTTGTGCCCAGTGCACGCGCGGCAAACTACACCATGAACCGCAAAGCCATACGCGATCTTGCTGCGCAGGAGCTTGGCCTGCGTACTGCTAAATACGCCTATGCCACCACGCTCGACTCTTTCCGTGCGGCCATTGATGCAATTGGATTACCCTGTGTGGTGAAACCACTCATGTCGTCGTCGGGCAAAGGACAAAGTGTGGTGCGTACCGAAGCCGATATCGAGAAGTCATGGAACTATGCCATGGCCGGTTCGCGTGGCGATCTTAACGAAGTGATTGTAGAAGAATTTATCCGCTTCGATACGGAGATTACACTCCTTACTGTGACACAGCAAAACGGCGGTGTACTTTTTTGCCCGCCCATCGGCCACCGTCAGGAGCGCGGCGATTATCAGGAAAGCTGGATGCCTCATCCGATGAGTGAAGCACATCTTGCCGAAGCGCAGGAAATGGCCGCCAAAGTTACACGCGCACTTACCGGCGCAGGCATCTGGGGTGTAGAGTTCTTCCTCACTGAAAAAGGCGTGTATTTCTCTGAACTCTCTCCCCGCCCGCACGATACAGGTATGGTTACGCTTGCCAACACGCTTCCGCTTAATGAGTTTGAACTCCACCTGCGTGCTGTGCTCGGATTACCTATCCCCGAAATTACCCTCGAACGTGCCGGTGCCAGTGCCGTAATTCTTGCCGACCGCGAAGCCGCTCCGGTGATAAACGGCATTGCCGATGTGCTGTCAATGCATTCTTGCGATGTACGCATTTTTGGTAAACCTGTGATGCGGCCCTATCGTCGCATGGGGGTAGCATTGAGTTGGGGTAATGCCTCTGTTGATGTAAAAGAGCTTGTGGAGCAGGCTAAACTTGCCGCAACCAAAATTTCACTCCACTAA
- the kbl gene encoding glycine C-acetyltransferase, with product MYTSAFHQQLSQELANIQEAGLFKRERVITTPQDAVVKVNGKDVIIFCANNYLGLSSHPKVLEAAHKALDSHGFGMSSVRFICGTQDIHKTLEAKIASFLGTEDTILYAAAFDANGGVFEPLFGEEDAIISDELNHASIIDGVRLCKAQRYRYKNCDMADLEEQLKKAQAQRHRIIVTDGVFSMDGFVAPLDKICDLAEKYNALVMVDECHATGFIGKTGRGTIEQRNVMGRVDIITGTLGKALGGAMGGFTTGKKEIIELLRQRSRPYLFSNALAPAIIGASIAVFDMLSETTALRDKLEWNVNYFKEGIRKIGLEFKDGESAIVPVMLYDAKLSQQFADRLLEEGIYVIGFFYPVVAKGQARIRVQLSAAHEKEHLDKAIAAFEKVGRELGVIK from the coding sequence ATGTACACATCCGCCTTTCACCAGCAACTTAGTCAGGAACTCGCCAACATTCAGGAAGCGGGCCTTTTCAAACGCGAACGTGTTATTACCACCCCGCAGGATGCTGTGGTAAAAGTAAATGGCAAGGATGTGATTATTTTCTGCGCCAACAACTATCTCGGCCTTTCTTCGCATCCGAAAGTGCTTGAAGCAGCACACAAAGCACTCGATTCGCACGGCTTCGGCATGTCGTCTGTACGTTTTATTTGCGGTACACAGGATATTCACAAAACACTGGAAGCCAAAATTGCTTCCTTTCTCGGCACCGAGGATACCATTCTTTATGCGGCCGCATTTGATGCCAATGGCGGTGTGTTTGAGCCCCTGTTTGGCGAAGAAGACGCAATTATTTCTGATGAGCTGAACCACGCCTCCATTATCGACGGTGTTCGCCTTTGCAAGGCACAGCGTTATCGCTATAAAAACTGCGACATGGCCGATCTGGAAGAGCAGCTGAAAAAAGCGCAGGCCCAGCGTCACAGGATCATTGTTACCGACGGTGTGTTCTCAATGGACGGCTTTGTGGCACCGCTTGATAAAATTTGCGACCTGGCAGAAAAATACAATGCGCTGGTAATGGTTGATGAATGCCATGCCACGGGATTTATTGGCAAAACAGGACGCGGCACAATTGAGCAACGTAATGTGATGGGGAGAGTTGATATTATTACCGGCACATTGGGCAAAGCACTTGGCGGTGCGATGGGCGGTTTCACTACCGGGAAAAAGGAAATTATTGAACTCCTTCGCCAGCGTTCACGTCCGTATCTTTTTTCAAATGCACTTGCTCCTGCAATTATTGGTGCATCCATTGCGGTGTTTGACATGCTCAGTGAAACTACAGCATTGCGCGATAAGCTGGAGTGGAATGTGAATTATTTTAAAGAAGGTATTCGTAAAATTGGTCTTGAGTTTAAAGACGGTGAATCGGCTATTGTTCCGGTGATGTTGTATGATGCAAAACTCTCGCAGCAGTTTGCGGATCGTTTGCTGGAAGAAGGAATTTATGTAATTGGTTTCTTCTACCCGGTGGTAGCCAAGGGGCAGGCGCGCATCCGCGTACAGCTTTCTGCAGCGCATGAAAAGGAGCACCTCGACAAAGCCATTGCAGCCTTTGAAAAAGTGGGGCGCGAACTGGGCGTAATCAAGTAA